A stretch of Astyanax mexicanus isolate ESR-SI-001 chromosome 21, AstMex3_surface, whole genome shotgun sequence DNA encodes these proteins:
- the LOC125785628 gene encoding zinc finger protein 239-like, whose protein sequence is MTPERISSTQPTSSSADKRTSHTTTEHGQSSGDLGILNKNQRASAGEKSFSCSQCGKTFMRNCSLKRHQLSHAKKKAYDCSDCGSTFSKLVLLQVHQRIHAGEKPYLCSECGKSFNRKDSLRLHLRTHTGEKLLTCSDCGKSFTRQNSLDQHRVIHTGEKPHHCSECGLSFSQSSSLRVHRLSHMKPTPHHCADCGKGFTNKSYLKVHQRVHTSEKPYHCSQCGKSFKQKDQLRMHQRVHTEFKPYYCPECHKCFPRNSNLLVHQRVHTGEKPYQCSECGKTFTQQNSLQQHQRVHTGEKPFHCSDCGKSFTQQNALQQHQRVHTGEKPYQCSDCGKSFAYRKTCKNHKCTKNSDTR, encoded by the coding sequence ATGACACCAGAAAGAATTTCCAGTACTCAACCAACGTCATCATCTGCAGACAAGAGGACATCTCACACCACCACAGAGCATGGGCAGAGTTCTGGAGACCTaggcattttaaataaaaaccaACGCGCTTCTGCTGGAGAGAAATCGTTTTCCTGTTCGCAGTGTGGGAAGACTTTTATGAGAAATTGTAGTCTCAAACGACACCAGCTAAGTCACGCTAAAAAGAAGGCATATGACTGTTCAGATTGTGGAAGCACATTTTCGAAACTCGTTCTTTTACaagtacaccagcgcattcacgctggagagaaaccatatctctgctcagagtgcgggaagagttttaatcgcaAAGATTCTCTCCGACTACATCTGCGcactcacacaggagagaaactgttaacctgttcagactgtgggaagagttttaccaGACAGAATTCACTCGATCAACACCGggtcattcacactggagaaaaaccgcatcactgctcagagtgcggcCTGAGTTTTAGTCAATCAAGTTCTCTCCGTGTTCACCGGCTCAGTCACATGAAACCGACACCACATCACTGTGCGGACTGTGGGAAGGGTTTTACCAACAAAAGCTACCTCAAAGTACACCAGCGTGTTCATACAtcagagaaaccatatcactgctcacaGTGTGGAAAGAGCTTTAAGCAAAAGGACCAACTTCGAAtgcaccagcgcgttcacactgagTTCAAACCCTACTACTGCCCAGAGTGTCACAAGTGTTTTCCTCGTAACAGTAATCTCCTAGtgcaccagcgtgttcacactggagagaaaccgtatcagtgctcagagtgtgggaagactTTTACTCAGCAGAAttctctccaacaacaccagcgcgttcacactggagaaaaaccttttcactgttcagactgtgggaaaagtttcaCTCAGCAAAATGccctccaacaacaccagcgcgttcacactggagaaaaaccgtatcaatgctcagactgtgggaagagttttgcaTATCGCAAGACTTGTAAGAATCACAAATGCACAAAGAACAGTGATACACGTtag
- the LOC103041299 gene encoding gastrula zinc finger protein XlCGF26.1 — protein sequence MEKTPYTLASGKSCGDSETVELNQHSPTEEKLYTCPVCVKSFTHKGSLQKHIRIHTGEKPYSCPECGKSFTQKVSLRIHNRIHTGEKPYSCLDCGKSFTHKVSLRIHNRIHTGERPYHCSECGKSFRDRNTLQLHQRIHTGIKPYSCSECGKRFKQKGSLQIHNRIHTEEKPYQCLDCGESFAQRNSLQHHQSIHTGLKPHLCSYCGKSFTLVSNLQAHQRIHTGEKPYHCSKCEKSFAQLRSLQNHQSIHTGEKPYQCSECGKSFATPYCLSRHKRIHTGGKLYHCSECEKSFAQLRSLQNHQSVHSGEKPYQCSVCGKSFATRSCLTQHQRIHTEEKPYSCPDCGKSFAIHICLRRHQRVHTGEKPYHCSECGKSFAQMRSLQNHQSVHTGEKPYQCLECGKSFAQMRSLQIHQHIHTGEKPYSCSDCGKSFARRNCLTQHQRIHTGEKPYHCSECGISFAQMHLLQNHQSVHTGLEEQHPCSDCGQSFTTESGLQVHQLIHKNEKTITAQTDGRDLPN from the coding sequence ATGGAGAAAACTCCTTACACTTTAGCGTCTGGGAAGAGTTGTGGAGACTCAGAAACTGTCGAACTGAACCAGCACTCTCCGACAGAAGAGAAACTGTATACCTGCCCAGTCTGTGTGAAGAGTTTTACTCATAAGGGTTCTCTGCAAAAACACAttcgcattcacactggagagaaaccgtattcctgcccagaatgtgggaagagttttactcagaaAGTTTCTCTCCGAATACACaatcgcattcacactggagagaaaccgtattcctgcttggactgtggaaagagttttactcataAGGTTTCTCTCAGAATACACaatcgcattcacactggagagagaccgtatcactgctcagagtgtgggaagagttttagagaTAGAAACACGCTCCAattgcaccagcgcattcacactgggaTTAAACCATATTCCTGCTCCGAATGTGGTAAGCGTTTTAAACAGAAGGGTTCTCTCCAAATACACAATCGCATTCACACTGaagagaaaccatatcagtgcCTAGACTGTGGAGAGAGCTTTGCTCAACGGAATTCTTTGCAACATCACCAGAGCATTCACACAGGATTGAAACCGCATCTCTGCTCatattgtgggaagagttttacccTAGTGAGTAATCTCCAAgcacaccaacgcattcacactggagagaaaccgtaccacTGCTCAAAGTGTGAGAAGAGCTTTGCTCAACTGCGTTCTCTGCAAAATCATCagagcattcacactggagagaaaccttaccagtgctcagaatgtgggaagagttttgctaCACCTTATTGTCTCAGCCGGcacaagcgcattcacactggagggaaactgtatcactgctcggaGTGTGAGAAGAGCTTTGCTCAACTGCGTTCTCTACAAAATCACCAGAGCGTTCactctggagagaaaccgtatcagtgctcagtctgtggaaagagttttgctACACGTAGTTGTCTTACACAGCACCAGCGGATTCACACTGAAGAAAAACCATATTCCTGCCCTGATTGTGGGAAAAGTTTTGCTATACATATTTGTCTCAGACGGCACCAGCGTGTCCACACtggggagaaaccgtatcactgctcagagtgtggaaagagcttTGCTCAAATGCGTTCTCTGCAAAATCACCagagcgttcacactggagagaaaccttacCAGTGCTTAGAATGTGGGAAGAGCTTTGCTCAAATGCGTTCTCTGCAAattcaccagcacattcacactggagagaaaccttattcctgctccgactgtgggaagagttttgctaGACGTAATTGTCTCACacagcaccagcgcattcacactggagaaaaaccatatcactgctcggAGTGTGGGATTAGCTTTGCTCAAATGCATCTTCTGCAAAATCACCAGAGCGTTCACACTGGATTGGAAGAGCAGCAtccctgctcagactgtgggcagAGTTTTACCACAGAGAGTGGTCTCCAAGTtcaccagctcattcacaaaaatgagaaaactatcactgctcagactgatGGAAGGGATTTACCCAACTGA
- the LOC103038822 gene encoding gastrula zinc finger protein XlCGF7.1, with amino-acid sequence MESRTSSTPQPTSSRASRRHMQENRCREAHLCPECGRSFSYQSYLQRHQLIHTGEKPYQCSECGKSFRDGGTLKTHQRIHTGEKPYHCSECGKSFNHRSNLYLHQRIHTEKKLYDCPECGKSFKRQNTLRRHQLIHTGEKPYNCSDCGKSFNQQSTLQQHQRIHTGEKPYFCSDCGKSFRHYTSHLQHQRIHTGEKPFCCLECGKCFYQQSNLQQHQRVHTGEKPYHCSDCGKTFNQQSTLRQHQAIHTGDTLNPCSECGLSFTTEDHLQEHQCVHRDDEL; translated from the coding sequence ATGGAGTCCAGAACGAGCTCAACTCCCCAACCAACATCCAGTCGTGCATCTCGCAGACATATGCAGGAAAACAGATGCCGGGAAGCTCATCTCTGCCCGGAGTGTGGGAGGAGCTTCAGTTACCAGAGTTACCTCCAGCGACACCAGCTCAtccacactggagagaagccctACCAGTGCTCggagtgcgggaagagctttaGAGATGGAGGTACCCTCAAAacgcaccagcgcattcacacaggagagaaaccgtatcactgctccgagtgcgggaagagcttcaACCACCGCAGTAATCTGTatctgcaccagcgcattcacaccgagAAGAAGCTGTACGACTGCCCTGAGTGCGGCAAGAGCTTTAAACGCCAGAACACCCTCAGACGACACCAGCTCatccacaccggagagaaaccgtacaactgctcagactgtgggaagagctttaaccAGCAGAGTACGCTCcagcaacaccagcgcattcacactggagaaaaaccctatttctgctcagactgtgggaagagttttagacaCTACACTTCTCATCTCCagcaccagcgtattcacaccggagagaaaccgttttgCTGCTTAGAGTGTGGAAAGTGTTTTTACCAACAGAGCaacctccagcagcaccagcgtgttcacactggagagaaaccgtatcactgctcagactgtgggaagacttTCAATCAACAAAGCACTCTCCGACAACACCAGGCCATTCACACTGGAGACACCTTAAATCCCTGTTCAGAATGTGGGTTGAGTTTTACTACAGAGGATCATCTTCAGGAGCATCAGTGCGTTCACAGAGATGATGAGCTGTAG
- the LOC125780504 gene encoding zinc finger protein 239-like yields MASRSNSDTEKTSSGAHQTDISQSKTQHRRIYTGEKPHHCSDCGKDFASRGSLKKHQLSHTGGNRFACSECGKEFTAQASLQRHELIHTGEMPHKCSDCGKSFNQLCSLQRHQRVHTGEKPFHCEDCGKSFVNGSSFKIHQRQHTGEKPYECSDCGKGFAQLNHLQFHKRSHTGQKPYYCFDCGKSFGKQDHLRRHQRTHQQDTKKKVGHHCSDCGKTFKRQTHFKEHQLIHNEEKPDECSHCGRYFKNKTSLNKHQRRKHKSLFS; encoded by the coding sequence ATGGCCTCCAGAAGTAATTCAGATACCGAGAAAACCTCATCTGGTGCGCACCAGACGGACATATCTCAAAGTAAAACGCAACACCGGCGCATttacactggagagaaaccgcatcactgttcagactgtgggaaggaCTTCGCTTCTCGGGGTTCGCTCAAGAAACACCAGCTCAGCCACACCGGAGGGAATCGGTTCGCttgttcagagtgtgggaaggAGTTTACCGCACAGGCTTCTCTCCAGCGACACGAGCTAATCCACACCGGAGAGATGCCGCACAAGTGCTCGGACtgcgggaagagctttaatcaactGTGTTCCCTCCAACGGCATCAACGTGTTCACACGGGAGAGAAACCTTTTCACTGCgaagactgcgggaagagttttgtAAATGGAAGTAGTTTTAAAATACACCAGCGCCAACACACGGGAGAGAAGCCGTACGAATGCTCCGACTGCGGGAAGGGTTTCGCTCAGTTGAATCACTTACAATTTCACAAGCGCTCTCACACCGGACAGAAGCCGTATTACTGCTttgactgtgggaagagtttcggCAAACAGGATCATCTCCGCAGACACCAGCGCACTCACCAACAAGACACCAAAAAGAAAGTGGgtcatcactgctcagactgtgggaagacttTCAAACGGCAGACCCATTTCAAggaacaccagctcattcacaatGAGGAGAAACCCGATGAATGTTCACACTGTGGAAGATACTTCAAAAACAAAACTTCACTCAACAAACATCAGAGGAGGAAACACAAGAGTTTGTTCTCCTGA
- the LOC125785835 gene encoding NLR family CARD domain-containing protein 3-like, which produces MKNRYESLYEGIKTPENRTLLNRIYTQLYIIEGESEVVNKEHEVLQMEKKSSRYLQNTPINCSNIFKRVEDAEGETEDENIRAAMDSGLRQSKSVDDKDIRTVLTKGIAGIGKTVSVQKFILDWAEGKTNQDVDFMFVFPFRELNLIKDDQYSLHTLLCAFHPDLKDLDPKIYDMCRVVFIFDGLDESRIPLNFEGCEKVSDVTMTSSVDVLMTNLLKGELLSSAHIWITSRPAAANQIPPRYISRVTEIQGFDDPQKEEYFRKKISDQDKAQKIISHIKTVSKLHIMCNIPIFCWISATVLQPILRQSSKEIPKTLTEMYCHFLITQANIKNEKYEGSCDRDTVELLESNRTVLLKLAELAFNQLMKGNVMFFEEDLRESGIDLTEASVYSGILREECVLYQRKVYSFVHLSFQEFLAALYVFHCYLIKNMEVLKVFIPLDSGWPENVSLDVLLMEVMNNVSMSQNGHLDLFYRFLLGISLESSQKILQGFLIHTESSSESINKTVQHIKEKMGEDLPNDRANNLCLCLTEMNDQPFFRKIRELSKSEKPSEYKMSATECSALCCMLQMSEEVKDELDLKKYSNSCKAYVKLLPAVKNCRKALLEECNLTMNHCETLSSVLKSENSLIELNLSNNYLQDSGVELLSAGLKSLHCKLETLRLSGCMVTDKGCSSLAAALSLNPSHLKELDLTYNHPGESGVKLLSARLEDSQHTLRVEHEGKIRIKPGLNKYGCDLTLDPNTAYIRLSLSEGNRKAVWGEEQPYPDHAERFDVCWQVLSRESVTGRCYWEAEWSGRGAAVALSYKTISRKGGGPDCRFGENENSWRLSCSNNRYSVYHNNNRTDLTCPPSGCRRVGVYVDCPAGTLSFYRVSPDTHTLTHLHTFNTTFTQSVYAGFYVSDVGSSVRVI; this is translated from the exons ATGAAGAACAGATACGAGAGCTTATATGAGGGAATCAAAACACCAGAGAATAGAACCCTCCTGAACAGGATTTACactcagctctacatcatagagggagagagtgaagtaGTGAATAAAGAACATGAGGTTCTACAGATGGAGAAAAAATCCAGCAGATACTTACAGAACACTCCAATCAACTGCTCAAATATCTTTAAACGTGTAGAAGATgcagagggagaaactgaagaTGAGAACATTAGAGCTGCGATGGACAGTGGCCTCAGACAAAGCAAAAGTGTAGACGATAAAGatatcagaactgtgctgactaaaggaatTGCTGGAATTGGGAAaactgtctctgtgcagaagtttattctggactgggctgaaggaaagaccaatcaagatgtagatttcatgtttgtgTTCCCATTCCGAGAGCTGAACCTGATTAAAGATGATCAGTACAGTCTTCATACACTTCTGTGTGCCTTTCACCCTGATCTCAAAGATCTGGACCCTAAGATCTATGATATGTGCAGAGttgtgttcatctttgatggactggatgaaagcagaattccTCTGAACTTTGAGGGGTGTGAGAAAGTATCTGACGTAACCATGACATCATCAGTTGATGTGTTGATGACAAACCTTCTCAAAGGAGAGCTGCTGTCTTCTGCTCACATCTGGATAACCTCCcgtccagcagcagccaatcagattcctcctCGGTACATCAGCCGTGTGACAGAAATTCAGGGTTTTGATGACCCACAaaaggaggagtacttcaggaagaagATCAGTGACCAAGACAAAGCCCAGAAAATCATCTCCCACATTAAGACAGTGAGCAAGCTCCACATCATGTGCAACATTCCaatcttctgctggatctcagccactgtgcttCAGCCAATCCTGAGACAGAGTAGCAAAGAAATCCCTAAAACTCTGACTGAAATGTACTGCCACTTCCTGATCACTCAGGCCAACATTAAGAATGAGAAGTATGAGGGAAGCTGTGATAGGGATACAGTGGAATTGCTGGAATCCAACAGAACTGTGCTTCTGAAACTGGCTGAATTGGCTTTTAATCAGCTGATGAAGGGAAACGTGATGTTCTttgaagaggacctgagagagagcGGTATTGATCTCACAGAAGCCTCAGTGTACTCTGGGATCTTGAGGGAGGAATGTGTGCTTTATCAGAGGAAGGTCTACAgctttgttcatctgagctttcaggagtttctggctgctctCTATGTATTTCACTGCTACTTGATCAAGAACATGGAGGTACTGAAGGTTTTTATTCCATTGGACAGTGGATGGCCTGAAAATGTTTCACTGGATGTGCTCTTAATGGAAGTGATGAATAACGTCTCAATGAGTCAGAATGGACACCTTGATCTGTTCTATCGTTTCCTGCTGGGCATCTCACTGGAGTCCAGTCAGAAGATCCTACAGGGTTTCCTGATCCACACAGAGAGCAGCTCAGAGAGCATCAACAAAACAGTGCAGCACATCAAAGAGAAAATGGGAGAAGACCTTCCTAATGACAGGGCTAATAACCTTtgcctctgtctgactgaaatgaATGACCAGCCTTTTTTCAGAAAGATTCGGGAGCtctcaaaatcagagaaaccctCAGAATATAAAATGTCCGCTACAGAGTGTTCAGCTCTGTGCTGCATGCTGCAGATGTCAGAGGAGGTGAAGGATGAATTAGATCtgaagaaatacagcaattcatGTAAGGCTTATGTAAAACTGCTTCCAGCTGTGAAGAACTGCAGAAAGGCTCT actaGAAGAGTGTAATCTCACCATGAACCACTGTGAAACTCTCAGCTCTGTTCTGAAATCAGAAAACTCCCTTATAGAGCTGAACCTCAGTAACAATTACCTGcaagattcaggagtggagctgctctctgctggacttaagagtttacactgtaaactggagacactcag GTTATCTGGTTGCATGGTCACAGataaaggctgttcttctctggctgCAGCACTCAGTTTAAACCCCTCTCATCTAAAGgaactggatctgacctacaatcacccaggagagtcaggagtaaAGCTGCTGTCTGCTAGACTAGAGGATTCACAACACACACTCAG agtggAACATGAAGGGAAAATCAGAATCAAACCAGGACTAAATAAAT ATGGCTGTGATCTCACACTGGACCCAAACACAGCATACATTCGTCTGTCTCTGAGTGAGGGGAACAGGAAGGCAGTGTGGGGAGAGGAGCAGCCGTATCCTGATCATGCAGAGAGGTTTGATGTGTGCTGGCAGGTTCTGAGTAGGGAGAGTGTTACTgggcgctgttactgggaggctgagtggagcgggagaggagctgctgtagctctgagttataaaaccatcagcaggaaaggaggaggaccGGACTGTCGGTTTGGAGAGAATGAAAACTCCTGGAGGCTGAGCTGCTCTAATAACAGATActctgtttatcacaataataacagaactgatctcacctgtcctccctccggctgtaggagagtaggagtgtatgtggactgtccagccggcactctgtccttctacagagtctcccctgatacacacacactcacacacttacacacattcaacACCACATTCACTCAGAGCGTCTACGCAGGGTTTTATGTTTCAGATGTTGGCTCCTCAGTGCGTGTGATATAG